The Methylobacterium sp. PvR107 genome contains a region encoding:
- a CDS encoding TAXI family TRAP transporter solute-binding subunit, whose protein sequence is MRREWLLVLVAVGLAAAAAAIVYLSRPNTLTVAVGPQDGPEAALIEAYAGALDRAREDVRLKVVRYGDVRDSAMALQRNKADLAVVRPDVLLPENGLTLAILHDEALVIAAPEAADIDDVPALARKRLGIVVRHSADLPFLTNLLSFYDLVPDNPGEDAPEDGHALEAEAGHVVVVPLKVGEVTAALNEKRVDAVAVIASPASKVAGAVVRAVELGAPEHKVGFVSIPDGDAILQRFPELQSVTIPAGTFGGRPKRPDEEVKTVGASYRLMARGTVSRVAVASATQHLFEWRSRLASAAPVAKLMKAPDFDTTVAATSARLPNHPGAVDYFEREQQTFLDRYEDYIYLFAFFGGTIGSGFAWIGQRLARKRRERVDFVLDRLLDIMREVRAATTSAELDAIAIETDGLVADVVCYARERSIDARTVSALILAVDGVHAAIADARRQTGEAEPPAATRRRTARLLALDLPAAE, encoded by the coding sequence ATGCGCCGCGAGTGGCTCTTGGTCCTGGTGGCTGTGGGGCTGGCCGCTGCTGCGGCCGCGATCGTGTACCTGTCGCGTCCGAACACGCTCACCGTGGCGGTCGGCCCCCAGGACGGGCCGGAAGCCGCGCTGATCGAGGCCTATGCCGGCGCCCTCGACCGGGCTCGCGAGGATGTCCGCCTCAAGGTCGTGCGCTATGGCGACGTCCGCGACAGCGCCATGGCCCTCCAGCGAAACAAGGCCGACCTCGCGGTAGTGCGGCCGGACGTCTTGCTGCCCGAGAACGGCCTGACGCTGGCGATCCTGCATGACGAGGCCCTCGTCATCGCCGCGCCCGAGGCCGCCGATATCGACGACGTCCCCGCTCTGGCGCGCAAGCGCCTCGGCATCGTCGTGCGCCACAGCGCCGACCTGCCCTTTCTCACGAACCTGTTGTCCTTCTACGACCTCGTGCCCGACAACCCCGGCGAGGACGCGCCGGAGGATGGCCACGCCCTCGAGGCGGAAGCCGGCCACGTCGTCGTCGTGCCCCTGAAGGTGGGCGAGGTCACGGCCGCGCTCAACGAGAAGCGTGTCGACGCGGTGGCGGTGATCGCCAGCCCGGCCTCCAAGGTCGCGGGCGCCGTAGTGCGGGCCGTCGAACTCGGCGCGCCGGAGCACAAGGTCGGCTTCGTCTCGATCCCTGACGGCGACGCGATCCTGCAGCGCTTCCCGGAACTGCAATCGGTCACCATCCCGGCCGGGACCTTCGGCGGGCGGCCCAAGCGGCCCGACGAGGAGGTCAAGACCGTCGGGGCCTCGTACCGGCTGATGGCGCGCGGCACGGTGAGCCGGGTCGCGGTCGCCTCGGCGACGCAGCACCTGTTCGAGTGGCGCTCGCGCCTCGCCTCCGCGGCTCCGGTGGCCAAGCTGATGAAGGCGCCGGACTTCGACACGACGGTGGCGGCGACCTCCGCGCGCCTTCCGAACCATCCCGGTGCCGTCGACTATTTCGAGCGCGAGCAGCAGACCTTCCTCGACCGCTACGAGGATTACATCTACCTCTTCGCGTTTTTCGGCGGCACGATCGGCTCGGGCTTCGCCTGGATCGGGCAACGGCTCGCCCGCAAGCGCAGGGAGCGTGTCGATTTCGTCCTCGATCGCCTGCTCGACATCATGCGCGAGGTCCGCGCCGCGACGACCAGCGCCGAGCTCGACGCCATCGCGATCGAGACCGACGGGCTGGTGGCCGACGTGGTCTGTTACGCCCGGGAGCGCAGCATCGATGCCCGGACGGTGAGCGCCCTGATCCTGGCCGTCGACGGGGTCCACGCGGCCATCGCCGACGCGCGGCGGCAGACCGGCGAGGCGGAGCCGCCGGCGGCCACACGCAGGCGGACCGCGCGGTTGCTGGCCCTCGATCTCCCGGCGGCGGAATAG
- a CDS encoding regulatory protein RecX, which translates to MSPSWLERAALHYLERYSASTEMLRRTLARRVEKRARLRGEDPAAFAEMIAATVARAVSAGLVDDARFTDTRLATLRRRGTSSRGVSAKLAAKGVSRDVVEAAMQAEREAMPDGAAEAIEDQAAQAYAKRRRLGPYRRPDLRAAHRDRDLAALARAGFAYGLARRVIDMELESETEEAE; encoded by the coding sequence ATCAGCCCGAGCTGGCTCGAACGCGCGGCGCTGCACTACCTCGAGCGCTACAGTGCGTCCACCGAGATGCTGCGCCGGACCCTGGCGCGGCGGGTGGAGAAGCGGGCGCGCCTGCGTGGGGAAGATCCGGCGGCCTTCGCCGAGATGATCGCCGCGACCGTGGCGCGGGCGGTTTCGGCCGGTCTCGTGGACGACGCGCGCTTCACCGACACCCGCCTCGCCACGCTCCGCCGCCGCGGCACGTCGAGTCGGGGTGTTTCGGCCAAGCTTGCCGCAAAGGGCGTCTCGCGGGACGTGGTCGAGGCTGCCATGCAGGCGGAGCGCGAGGCGATGCCGGATGGAGCGGCGGAAGCGATCGAAGATCAGGCCGCTCAGGCTTACGCCAAGCGGCGGCGACTCGGCCCGTATCGCCGGCCGGACCTGCGGGCCGCGCACCGCGACAGGGACCTTGCCGCGCTGGCGCGGGCCGGGTTCGCCTACGGTCTCGCCCGGCGGGTGATCGACATGGAACTCGAATCGGAGACCGAGGAGGCGGAGTGA
- a CDS encoding HepT-like ribonuclease domain-containing protein, with translation MPWRQIADAGNVHRHSYHRVTLDIVWLTVHHELPVRVAAFRAELDRAPESRSPRAA, from the coding sequence GTGCCGTGGCGACAGATCGCGGATGCGGGCAACGTCCATCGCCACAGCTATCACCGGGTGACGCTGGACATCGTCTGGCTCACCGTTCACCACGAGTTGCCCGTTCGCGTCGCGGCCTTCCGCGCCGAACTGGACCGCGCGCCCGAATCCCGATCGCCCCGAGCCGCCTGA
- a CDS encoding putative DNA modification/repair radical SAM protein, producing MDETLAKKLRILADAAKYDASCASSAAPKRAAGKDGLGSTTGAGICHAYTPDGRCVSLLKILLTNWCLFDCAYCVNRRSSNVRRAKFTVEEVVNLTLNFYRRNYIEGLFLSSGIIKSPDHTMELLTRVAKSLRRDHGFAGYIHLKSIPEASPWLIEEAGLYADRLSINVELPTEASLERLAPEKDGAAIQSAMAQIGERIVQAKAEKRRFSPAGHSTQVIVGADATTDEALIRKSALLYGSVGLKRVYYSAFSPIPDGSAILPPKPPPLQREHRLYQADWLLRYYEFTPDEVADASEGGMLALDIDPKLAWALKHREKFPVDVNKADREWLLRVPGLGARAVDKIIAARRHATLRLNDVARLTSGLKRARPFLVAADHRPVGLTDRLDLRARLVEPATQLSLF from the coding sequence ATGGACGAGACCCTCGCCAAGAAGCTGCGCATCCTGGCCGATGCCGCGAAGTATGACGCCTCCTGCGCCTCGTCGGCCGCGCCGAAACGAGCAGCCGGCAAGGACGGTCTTGGCTCCACGACCGGGGCCGGGATCTGCCATGCCTACACGCCGGACGGGCGCTGCGTATCGCTGCTCAAGATCCTGCTGACCAACTGGTGCCTGTTCGACTGCGCCTATTGCGTCAACCGGCGCTCCTCGAACGTCCGGCGGGCGAAGTTCACCGTCGAGGAGGTCGTGAACCTCACCCTCAACTTCTACCGGCGCAACTACATCGAAGGCCTGTTCCTCTCCTCCGGCATCATCAAGTCGCCGGATCACACGATGGAGTTGCTGACCCGGGTTGCGAAGTCGCTCCGGCGCGATCACGGATTCGCCGGCTACATCCACCTCAAGTCGATCCCGGAGGCGAGCCCCTGGCTGATTGAGGAGGCCGGCCTCTACGCCGACCGGCTGTCGATCAACGTCGAGCTGCCCACAGAGGCGAGCCTGGAGCGCCTCGCCCCCGAGAAGGACGGCGCCGCAATCCAGAGCGCCATGGCGCAGATCGGCGAGCGGATCGTGCAGGCCAAGGCCGAGAAGCGGCGCTTCTCGCCGGCCGGGCACTCGACGCAGGTGATCGTGGGCGCGGATGCCACGACCGACGAGGCGCTGATCCGCAAGAGCGCGCTGCTCTACGGCAGCGTCGGCCTGAAGCGGGTCTACTATTCCGCCTTCAGCCCGATCCCGGACGGGTCGGCGATCCTTCCGCCGAAGCCGCCGCCGCTCCAGCGCGAGCACCGGCTTTACCAAGCGGATTGGCTGCTGCGGTACTACGAATTCACCCCCGACGAGGTCGCCGACGCCTCCGAGGGGGGGATGCTCGCCCTCGACATCGACCCGAAGCTCGCCTGGGCGCTGAAGCACCGCGAGAAATTCCCCGTGGACGTGAACAAGGCCGACCGGGAATGGCTGTTGCGGGTGCCGGGGCTCGGCGCGCGGGCGGTCGACAAGATCATCGCGGCCCGCCGCCACGCGACCCTGCGGCTGAATGATGTCGCCCGGCTGACATCGGGCTTGAAGCGGGCGCGGCCGTTCCTCGTCGCCGCGGATCACCGTCCGGTAGGCCTGACGGATCGGCTCGATCTGCGCGCGCGGTTGGTCGAGCCCGCGACGCAGCTGAGTTTGTTTTGA
- a CDS encoding UdgX family uracil-DNA binding protein (This protein belongs to the uracil DNA glycosylase superfamily, members of which act in excision repair of DNA. However, it belongs more specifically to UdgX branch, whose founding member was found to bind uracil in DNA (where it does not belong), without cleaving it, appears to promote DNA repair by a pathway involving RecA, rather than base excision.), which translates to MLPSADPLRGPRSPAEGGGDPRRPRAIALHPGADLDGFRKAARSLVAQDVPPEAVTWSVMDAPGLFGADADHTSAAPLALPKPVAALIPQVIPHRDPERYGLLYALIWRVCHGERHLMEVGSDPLVHRLHRMAKAIGRDLHKMHAFLRFRRAEDSDGEHYVAWFEPDHHILEAAAPFFVGRFRGMRWSILTPDGSARWDTDTLTFGPPGDRTQLPEGDGFEAGWQTYYESTFNPARTNLKAMRAEMPKKYWHNMPETAAIPALVRAAAGRTEAMIEREPTVPTRREPARAVAAMADQDPKTLEELNAIIRRTEPLVPGATQAVLGEGAVGATIAFVGEQPGDQEDRQGRPFVGPAGQLLSRAMAEAGIDRGASYLTNAVKHFKFEERGKRRIHQKPTAGEVSHYRWWLDRELEFVAPKLVVALGATAVLALTGKAVPITRARGPFRFERHDNRFQGFITVHPSYLLRLPDEAKEEAYAAFVDDLRRVEALGRELAA; encoded by the coding sequence GTGCTCCCCTCTGCCGACCCGCTTCGCGGGCCACGCTCCCCCGCAGAGGGCGGAGGGGATCCGCGTCGACCGCGCGCCATTGCCTTGCATCCCGGCGCCGATCTCGATGGATTCCGCAAAGCTGCCCGCAGCCTCGTCGCGCAAGATGTCCCGCCCGAGGCCGTGACGTGGTCGGTGATGGACGCGCCCGGCCTGTTCGGCGCCGATGCGGATCATACTTCCGCCGCGCCGCTCGCCCTGCCTAAACCCGTTGCCGCCCTGATCCCACAGGTGATCCCCCACCGCGATCCGGAACGCTACGGCCTGCTCTACGCGCTGATCTGGCGTGTCTGCCACGGCGAACGGCATCTAATGGAGGTGGGCAGCGATCCGCTGGTCCATCGCCTGCACCGGATGGCGAAGGCGATCGGGCGCGACCTGCACAAAATGCACGCGTTCCTGCGCTTCCGCCGGGCCGAGGATAGCGATGGCGAGCACTACGTCGCGTGGTTCGAGCCGGACCACCACATTCTCGAGGCCGCCGCGCCGTTCTTCGTCGGCCGCTTCCGCGGCATGCGCTGGTCGATCCTGACGCCTGACGGCTCCGCTCGCTGGGACACCGACACGCTGACCTTCGGGCCGCCCGGCGACCGGACGCAGCTCCCCGAAGGCGACGGGTTCGAGGCCGGCTGGCAGACCTATTACGAGAGCACGTTCAACCCGGCCCGGACCAACCTGAAGGCCATGCGGGCCGAGATGCCCAAGAAATACTGGCACAACATGCCGGAGACCGCCGCGATCCCCGCCCTGGTGAGGGCGGCCGCCGGGCGCACCGAAGCCATGATCGAGAGAGAGCCGACCGTGCCCACACGCCGCGAACCCGCCCGCGCCGTCGCCGCGATGGCCGATCAGGATCCCAAGACCCTGGAAGAGCTGAACGCCATCATCCGGCGGACCGAGCCCCTCGTCCCTGGCGCGACCCAGGCCGTGCTCGGCGAGGGCGCGGTCGGCGCGACCATCGCCTTCGTGGGCGAGCAGCCCGGCGATCAGGAGGATCGCCAGGGCCGCCCGTTCGTCGGTCCGGCGGGGCAGTTGCTGTCCCGCGCTATGGCGGAGGCCGGGATCGACCGCGGGGCGAGCTACCTCACGAATGCGGTCAAGCACTTCAAGTTCGAGGAACGCGGCAAGCGCCGCATCCACCAGAAGCCGACGGCCGGCGAGGTCAGCCATTATCGCTGGTGGCTCGATCGGGAGCTGGAATTCGTGGCCCCGAAGCTCGTCGTGGCGCTCGGCGCGACCGCCGTGCTGGCGCTGACCGGCAAGGCCGTGCCGATCACCCGCGCGCGCGGCCCGTTCCGGTTCGAGCGGCACGACAACCGCTTCCAGGGCTTCATCACAGTTCACCCGTCCTACCTGCTGCGCCTGCCCGACGAGGCGAAGGAGGAGGCCTACGCGGCCTTCGTCGACGATCTCCGCCGGGTGGAGGCGCTCGGGCGAGAACTCGCGGCGTGA
- a CDS encoding nucleotidyltransferase family protein: MDKLAALDILRANEAGLPRRGKLHAALFGSVARGDARADSDLDVTIEIDAPVVGGVCGDVGLCHFIDDLFPIRVDVANRAGLKDRVRKHAERDAVFAFRARTGCLL, translated from the coding sequence ATGGACAAGCTCGCCGCCCTCGACATCCTGCGCGCCAACGAGGCGGGGCTGCCCCGCCGCGGGAAGCTTCACGCGGCTTTGTTTGGTTCTGTCGCCCGGGGCGATGCGCGGGCCGACAGTGATCTCGACGTCACGATCGAGATCGACGCGCCCGTCGTCGGCGGAGTCTGCGGCGATGTCGGGCTGTGTCACTTCATCGATGACCTGTTCCCGATTCGGGTCGATGTGGCGAACCGGGCGGGCCTGAAGGATCGGGTCCGAAAGCACGCAGAGCGCGATGCCGTTTTCGCCTTCCGAGCGCGAACGGGCTGCCTGCTCTGA
- the polA gene encoding DNA polymerase I, with protein sequence MTDAKPDASPETKPVGPGDQVILVDGSSFIFRAYFQSINQDQKYNSRPSDGLPTGAVRLFCTKIAQFLQEGAAGTMPTHLGIVFDKSEGSFRKEMFRDYKGHRPDAPDDLKRQMPLMRDAVRAFGLHAVELERYEADDLIATYTRQAEARGAGVIIVSSDKDLMQLVGPQVRFYDFESGAKGKAGYRPERNLDVEAIVAKWEGLQPNQIGDALALIGDTSDNVPGVPGIGLKTAAALIKEFGSLEALLERAGEIKQPKRRETLLANVDQAKLSRKLVALMEDVPLPVALDELGVPKPDPEKLVGFLKAMEFNTLTRRIAQMLHVDPEAVKPDPRLLPGARPHGYGNAAGGSDAVPFFGDSVPPDPETAAAGAERAPGAAPPEGSEIDPFADLDLPDAPAKPRAPVEATPGNVVAARAAEAVAPFDTAAYETVSSLEQLDAWIAEGQEAGVIAVDTETDALDAHKAGLVGVSLAVANGRACYIPLAHVQAAKVQADATDLFGEGAAASDVAEPVPGQIPLKEAIARLKPLLEDPGVLKVGQNLKYDWVVLARYGIEVAPFDDTMLISYVLDAGKGGHGMDELARRHLGHQPITFSDVAGTGRNKVSFDRVAIDKATAYAAEDADVTLRLWRMMKPRLVAEHRVAVYETLERPLLPVIARMEQRGIRVDREMLSRLSGDFSQILVRLEEEIQEDAGEKFSVGSPKQIGDILFGKMGLPGAKKTPSGQWATPATLLEELAQAGHELPKKILEWRQLSKLKSTYTDSLQTHADRETARIHTSFSLAATTTGRLSSSEPNLQNIPIRTEEGRRIRRAFVAAPGNRLISADYSQIELRLLAHMADIPELRKAFEDGIDIHAATASAMFGVPLKEMTPDLRRRAKTINFGIIYGISAFGLADRLGIGREEASAFIKQYFEQFPGIRDYIDTTKRSCRDKGYVTTLFGRVCHYPQIRSNNPSERASVERQAINAPIQGSAADIIRRAMIRMEAALAAKKLNARMLLQVHDELVFEVAEDEVDRTIPVIASVMEEAPAPALTLRVPLVVEAKAAGNWQEAH encoded by the coding sequence ATGACCGACGCGAAGCCCGACGCGAGCCCCGAGACCAAACCCGTCGGCCCCGGCGATCAGGTGATCCTGGTCGATGGTTCGTCGTTCATTTTCCGGGCTTATTTCCAGTCGATCAACCAGGACCAGAAGTACAATTCCCGTCCCTCCGACGGGCTGCCCACCGGCGCCGTGCGGCTGTTCTGCACCAAGATCGCGCAGTTCCTGCAGGAGGGCGCGGCCGGCACGATGCCGACCCATCTCGGCATCGTCTTCGACAAGTCGGAGGGCTCGTTCCGCAAGGAGATGTTCCGCGACTACAAGGGCCACCGCCCCGACGCGCCCGACGATCTCAAGCGCCAGATGCCGCTGATGCGCGACGCGGTCCGCGCCTTCGGCCTGCATGCGGTGGAGCTGGAGCGCTACGAGGCGGACGACCTGATCGCCACCTACACCCGGCAGGCCGAGGCGCGGGGGGCTGGCGTGATCATCGTCTCGTCCGACAAGGACCTGATGCAGCTCGTCGGGCCGCAGGTGCGGTTCTACGATTTCGAATCCGGCGCCAAGGGCAAGGCCGGCTACCGGCCCGAGCGCAACCTCGATGTCGAGGCGATCGTCGCCAAGTGGGAGGGCCTGCAGCCGAACCAGATCGGCGATGCCCTGGCGCTGATCGGCGACACGTCCGACAACGTGCCGGGCGTGCCCGGCATCGGCCTCAAGACCGCGGCGGCGCTGATCAAGGAGTTCGGCAGCCTCGAAGCGCTGCTGGAGCGGGCCGGCGAGATCAAGCAGCCCAAGCGTCGCGAGACCCTGCTGGCCAACGTCGACCAGGCCAAGCTGTCCCGAAAACTCGTCGCGCTGATGGAGGACGTGCCGCTCCCGGTCGCCCTCGACGAGCTCGGCGTGCCCAAACCCGATCCGGAGAAGCTCGTCGGCTTCCTCAAGGCGATGGAGTTCAACACGCTGACGCGCCGCATCGCCCAGATGCTGCACGTCGACCCGGAAGCGGTGAAGCCCGATCCGCGGCTCCTGCCGGGCGCCCGTCCGCACGGCTACGGCAATGCGGCCGGCGGCAGCGACGCGGTGCCGTTCTTCGGCGATTCCGTGCCGCCGGATCCCGAGACCGCGGCGGCCGGCGCCGAGCGCGCGCCGGGCGCCGCCCCGCCGGAGGGCAGCGAGATCGACCCGTTCGCCGATCTCGACCTGCCGGACGCGCCGGCCAAGCCCCGGGCCCCCGTCGAGGCGACGCCCGGCAACGTCGTCGCGGCCCGGGCCGCGGAGGCGGTGGCGCCGTTCGACACCGCCGCCTACGAGACGGTCTCGTCGTTGGAGCAGCTCGACGCCTGGATCGCGGAAGGCCAGGAGGCCGGGGTCATCGCGGTCGATACCGAGACCGACGCTCTGGACGCCCACAAGGCTGGCCTCGTCGGCGTCTCGCTGGCGGTGGCCAACGGCCGGGCCTGCTACATTCCGCTCGCCCACGTCCAGGCCGCCAAGGTCCAGGCCGACGCCACCGACCTGTTCGGCGAGGGCGCTGCCGCCTCGGACGTGGCCGAGCCAGTGCCCGGCCAGATCCCGCTCAAGGAAGCCATAGCTCGGCTGAAGCCGCTCCTGGAGGATCCGGGTGTCCTGAAGGTCGGTCAGAACCTGAAGTACGATTGGGTCGTGCTCGCCCGCTACGGCATCGAGGTCGCGCCCTTCGACGACACGATGCTGATCTCCTACGTGCTCGATGCCGGCAAGGGCGGGCACGGCATGGACGAGCTGGCCCGCCGCCATCTCGGCCACCAGCCGATCACCTTCTCGGATGTGGCCGGCACCGGCCGCAACAAGGTCAGCTTTGACCGGGTCGCCATCGACAAGGCGACCGCCTACGCGGCCGAGGACGCGGACGTGACGCTCCGCCTGTGGCGGATGATGAAGCCGCGCCTCGTGGCCGAGCACCGGGTGGCGGTCTACGAGACACTCGAGCGGCCCCTGCTGCCGGTGATCGCCCGCATGGAGCAGCGCGGCATCCGAGTCGACCGCGAGATGCTGAGCCGGCTCTCGGGCGACTTCTCGCAGATCCTCGTCCGCTTGGAGGAGGAGATCCAAGAGGATGCCGGCGAGAAGTTCTCGGTGGGCTCACCGAAGCAGATCGGCGACATCCTTTTTGGGAAAATGGGCCTGCCGGGCGCCAAGAAGACGCCCTCCGGCCAATGGGCCACGCCCGCCACGCTGCTGGAGGAGCTGGCCCAGGCCGGGCACGAACTCCCGAAAAAGATCCTGGAGTGGCGCCAGCTCTCGAAGCTGAAATCCACCTACACGGATTCGCTCCAGACCCACGCCGACCGCGAGACCGCGCGGATCCACACCTCGTTCTCCCTGGCGGCCACCACGACAGGGCGGTTGTCATCCTCCGAGCCGAACCTGCAGAACATCCCGATCCGCACCGAGGAGGGCCGGCGGATCCGCCGCGCCTTCGTGGCCGCGCCCGGGAACCGGCTGATCTCGGCGGACTATTCGCAGATCGAGCTGCGGCTGCTGGCCCACATGGCCGACATCCCGGAGCTCCGGAAGGCGTTCGAGGACGGGATCGACATCCATGCAGCCACGGCCTCGGCGATGTTCGGCGTGCCGCTCAAGGAGATGACGCCGGACCTGCGGCGCCGGGCCAAGACCATCAACTTCGGCATCATCTACGGCATCTCGGCCTTCGGCCTGGCCGACCGGCTCGGCATCGGCCGCGAGGAGGCATCGGCGTTCATCAAGCAGTATTTCGAGCAGTTCCCGGGGATCCGCGACTACATCGACACCACCAAGCGGAGCTGCCGGGACAAGGGATACGTCACCACCCTGTTCGGCCGGGTCTGCCACTACCCGCAGATCCGATCCAACAACCCGTCCGAGCGCGCCAGCGTCGAGCGGCAGGCGATCAACGCTCCGATCCAGGGCTCGGCCGCCGACATCATCCGCCGGGCGATGATCCGGATGGAGGCGGCGCTCGCGGCGAAGAAGCTGAACGCCCGCATGCTGCTGCAGGTGCACGACGAGCTGGTCTTCGAGGTCGCCGAGGACGAGGTCGATCGGACGATCCCGGTGATCGCCTCGGTGATGGAGGAGGCGCCGGCGCCGGCCCTGACGCTGAGGGTGCCCCTGGTGGTGGAAGCGAAGGCGGCGGGGAACTGGCAGGAGGCGCATTGA